From Penaeus vannamei isolate JL-2024 chromosome 40, ASM4276789v1, whole genome shotgun sequence, the proteins below share one genomic window:
- the LOC113823756 gene encoding zinc finger and BTB domain-containing protein 14 isoform X2 produces MNNEGVSNNSPLSTDTLNLGMSTGVSEVVGVVGSTRRTSRVWRYFGMVDNCHYICRLCSFVGAYTNTTNMRKHIQHHHPERFQDILDHTRPTTRPFYTNTLTRMRPPQHFPVAAAAAQGHTYPLVYSQGVAPKRMILPKPSELSFVHAHGGATDHPLPPTAPAPPPQVPSSQHAPLILGPTQAPATSGLSYSSQAPSAAVASLSVSPAHPNTVTACELSPEESKLVNQFFPPLGEATECSSDSDTTSRGLPGAEERGGGEFGQGGEEVPVSLSPEQFLSEASEREPTPAPPTPTPPKPESYQLRHNNHLTIVLEALARDEAFMDVTLTAQGRSLKAHKSVLSAVSPYFRGVLRDNPCQHPIIIMPRDVRFEELYSIVNYIYKGEMTVAAEDLTSLLKTAEILQVSGLAPSDSTATVNPSTESCATGNVRSSSASSSSSSSTHQAGARTVRASKPTPQGVATPPARPKSRDCMINPTDFMDVDMTCVKEEVASGGEEEEESANNEAAPPPPANENGKQDETQETRNGSPTIEHVQETTPAVPVSQVQEPTTTAATPNIKSEPGGSVDHPPASTVPEDPVPFMCPHCQEIHRSNEMIMSHLRLKHPSKPSFVCGCGRVFVRQLQHQAHTRVCSSSS; encoded by the exons ATGAACAACGAGGGCGTGAGCAACAACAGCCCCCTGTCGACGGACACCCTGAACCTCGGCATGAGCACGGGCGTGAGCGaggtggtgggcgtggtgggctcGACGCGGCGCACGTCGCGGGTCTGGCGCTACTTCGGGATGGTCGACAACTGCCACTACATCTGCCGCCTGTGCTCCTTCGTGGGCGCctacaccaacaccaccaacatgcGCAAGCACATCCAGCACCACCACCCGGAGCGGTTCCAGGACATCCTGGACCACACGCGGCCCACCACGCGCCCCTTCTACACCAACACGCTCACCCGCATGCGGCCGCCGCAGCACttccccgtcgccgccgccgccgcccagggCCACACGTACCCGCTCGTGTACTCGCAGGGCGTCGCGCCCAAGAGGATGATCCTGCCCAAGCCCTCGGAGCTGAGCTTCGTGCACGCCCACGGCGGGGCCACGGaccaccccctgccccctacggcgcccgccccgccgccgcaAGTGCCTTCGTCGCAGCACGCCCCCTTGATCCTGGGGCCCACGCAGGCGCCCGCCACCTCGGGCTTGTCCTACTCCTCGCAGGCGCCGTCGGCCGCCGTGGCCTCGCTGTCGGTCTCGCCGGCGCACCCGAACACGGTGACCGCCTGCGAGCTCAGTCCCGAGGAGTCGAAGCTCGTGAACCAGTTCTTCCCTCCGCTAGGCGAAGCCACCGAGTGCTCAAGCGATTCGGACACCACGTCCCGAG gtCTCCCGGGCGCCGAGGAGAGAGGCGGTGGCGAGTTCGGCCAAGGCGGCGAGGAAGTGCCCGTGTCCCTGTCGCCGGAGCAGTTCCTGTCGGAGGCCAGCGAGCGAGAACCCACCCcggccccgcccacgcccacgcccccaaaGCCTG AGAGTTACCAGCTGCGGCACAACAACCACCTGACGATCGTGCTGGAGGCCCTGGCGCGAGATGAGGCCTTCATGGACGTCACGCTCACCGCCCAGGGGAGGTCGCTCAAGGCCCACAAG TCTGTATTGTCTGCCGTCAGCCCTTATTTCCGAGGAGTGTTGCGGGACAACCCTTGCCAGCATCCCATCATTATCATGCCACGGGATGTTCGCTTCGAGGAGCTTTACAGCATAGTCAATTACATTTACAA GGGTGAAATGACAGTAGCAGCAGAAGATCTGACCTCGTTACTGAAGACTGCTGAAATTCTCCAAGTATCGGGCCTGGCACCTTCAGATTCAACAGCAACAGTGAACCCCAGCACAGAATCTTGCGCTACCGGCAACGTCcgctcttcttctgcctcctcgtcctcgtcgtcttCCACCCACCAGGCTGGGGCAAGAACAGTTAGAGCCTCTAAGCCAACTCCTCAGGGAGTCGCCACACCGCCCGCCAGACCCAAATCTCGAGACTGTATGATAAACCCGACGGATTTCATGGATGTGGACATGACTTGTGTTAAGGAG GAAGTAGccagtggaggagaagaagaagaggagagtgcaAATAACGAGGCTGCCCCTCCGCCCCCTGCAAACGAAAATGGAAAGCAAGACGAAACCCAAGAAACAAGAAATGGTTCCCCGACTATAGAACACGTACAAGAGACAACTCCAGCAGTACCTGTCAGTCAAGTTCAAGAGCCCACGACCACAGCAGCCACGCCAAATATAAAATCAGAACCTGGTGGTTCTGTAGATCACCCCCCAGCCAGTACTGTTCCTGAAGACCCCGTACCATTCATGTGTCCACACTGCCAAGAAATACACAGAAGTAACGAAATGATAATGTCACATCTCAGACTGAAACATCCAAGTAAGCCCAGTTTTGTTTGTGGATGTGGACGTGTGTTTGTGCGGCAGCTCCAGCACCAAGCCCACACAAGAGTGTGTTCTAGTTCGTCTTGA